A single window of Alphaproteobacteria bacterium DNA harbors:
- a CDS encoding heme o synthase, which translates to MIHHKAQKNFSVAELRDFFILLKPRVMALVVFTGFCGMMIAPGTIHPFLGFVAIACLALGTGAAGALNMWYDRDIDRLMHRTEKRPLPAGRMQPEEALSFGIILSIFSVMLMGLAAGWQTACLLAGAISFYVFIYTIWLKRRTPQNIVIGGAAGAFPPLIGWVAVTGSVDSVPLILFLLIFLWTPPHFWALALYRQDDFRKANLPMMPMVKGEGITTRHMLYYAVALFLTSLLPPFFGVGGYIYMIVALSLGGIFVYLCWHLYKNPGHLMWAQKLFTFSIIYLFLLFTVLVIDQKSFYPF; encoded by the coding sequence ATGATCCATCATAAGGCGCAGAAAAATTTTTCTGTGGCGGAGCTTCGTGATTTCTTTATTTTGTTGAAACCACGCGTGATGGCGTTGGTTGTGTTTACTGGATTTTGTGGGATGATGATTGCCCCTGGCACAATTCATCCTTTCTTGGGGTTTGTCGCCATTGCCTGTCTTGCTCTTGGAACCGGGGCTGCTGGTGCCTTAAATATGTGGTATGACCGTGATATTGATCGCTTGATGCATCGCACAGAAAAACGCCCCTTACCCGCTGGTCGTATGCAACCCGAAGAAGCATTAAGTTTTGGTATTATTTTATCAATATTTTCTGTTATGCTTATGGGATTGGCAGCAGGTTGGCAAACCGCATGTCTTTTGGCTGGCGCCATTTCCTTTTATGTTTTTATTTATACGATTTGGCTTAAACGACGAACGCCCCAAAATATTGTGATTGGGGGTGCTGCTGGTGCCTTTCCACCCTTGATTGGATGGGTTGCGGTTACAGGATCTGTTGATAGTGTTCCCTTGATTTTATTTCTTTTAATTTTTCTTTGGACACCACCCCATTTTTGGGCATTGGCCTTATATCGCCAAGATGATTTTAGAAAAGCAAATCTTCCAATGATGCCAATGGTGAAGGGTGAAGGGATTACAACCCGTCACATGCTCTATTATGCGGTGGCTTTATTTTTGACGAGCTTGCTTCCCCCCTTTTTTGGGGTCGGGGGATATATTTATATGATTGTGGCCTTAAGCTTGGGGGGTATTTTCGTTTATTTATGCTGGCACTTATATAAAAATCCTGGTCATTTAATGTGGGCGCAAAAACTTTTTACTTTTTCAATTATTTATTTATTTTTGCTTTTTACAGTTTTGGTTATTGATCAAAAATCCTTTTATCCTTTTTAA
- a CDS encoding cytochrome c oxidase assembly protein codes for MSTRRLTVILVLVVVGMIGLTFAAVPLYRLFCQVTGFAGTPRKVMAESNVKLDRRVTVKFNADTYQDMPWIFYPVQKEVNVAVGENTLIYYRAINPTQHKITGQASFNVTPEKVGPYFNKIQCFCFQSQTLESGQSVDMAVTFFVDPKIEEDPNLKDLNTITLSYTFFRADE; via the coding sequence ATGTCAACAAGGCGGTTAACCGTTATCTTGGTTTTGGTTGTTGTTGGGATGATTGGCTTAACCTTTGCGGCCGTTCCCCTATATCGGTTATTTTGCCAGGTGACAGGTTTTGCAGGAACACCGCGTAAAGTAATGGCAGAAAGTAATGTTAAACTTGATCGCCGTGTGACAGTAAAATTTAATGCCGATACCTATCAGGACATGCCCTGGATTTTTTATCCCGTCCAGAAAGAGGTGAATGTTGCGGTGGGCGAAAACACCCTTATTTATTACCGTGCCATCAATCCCACCCAACATAAAATCACGGGTCAAGCCAGTTTTAATGTGACCCCAGAAAAGGTTGGACCTTATTTTAATAAAATCCAATGTTTTTGTTTTCAAAGTCAAACCCTGGAATCTGGTCAATCGGTGGATATGGCGGTGACATTTTTTGTGGACCCCAAGATAGAAGAAGATCCAAATTTAAAGGATTTAAATACAATAACATTATCCTATACATTTTTTCGTGCAGATGAATAA